TTTATACAACAACAACACTGAATCTGGTGCTGCACAAAATAGAAGAGTAATTGGTGAAGTATTTAATACAGCTGCTGAATTATCAAACTACATTGCAAGTGAAAAATCAAGAATTGCAACTATTAAATATAACGAGCAATAAAACTCTTAAATAAATAAAGACAAACTAGCGTCTTTATTTATTTTTTTATTATTCTTAGCTAAAATTCTTTTATGGAAAAACTCTTAAAAAAACTTAATGATTTTAATGAACTAGTAATGTTCAAACATTCGATATTTTCACTACCTTTTATTTTTATTGCTATGGTTGTTGCTGCAAATGGTTGGTTTGGATTTAAATTAATGATACTTGGTATTTTAGCCGCGCTTACTGCAAGAAATTTTGCAATGGGATTTAATAGATATATGGATAGAGATATAGATGCTTTAAATCCAAGAACTGTGAATAGACCAAATGTAGATGGAAGGATTTCGGCTTCTTCTATGTTAATATTTACAATTGCAAATGCATTAGGATTTATTCTAATCGCATATTTTGTTAATGATTTAGCGTTATATTTATCTTTACCTATTTTATTTGTTATTGGCTCTTATTCTTATTTTAAAAGGTTTTCATATCTTGCACATATAATATTAGGTATATCTCTAGGACTTGCACCAATAGCAGGTGTTGTAACAGTATTAGAAACTATTCCTTTATGGTCTGTATTTCTTAGTATTGGAGTTATGTTTTGGGTTGCTGGGTTTGATTTACTTTATTCTTTACAAGATATCGAAGTAGATAAAAAATTAAATCTTCACTCAATCCCTTCAAAATTTGGTGCTAAAAAGACAATGCTAATATCAAAAGTATTTCATTTTTTTACAGTAGTTTTTTGGTTATTATTTGTAATAAACTCAGAGAGCTCATTTTTTGCATATTTAGCAGTAATAATAAGTGCACTGATGCTAAGTTATGAACATTATTTAGTAAATAAAGATTTTACAAAAATAGATAAAGCCTTTTTCACTGTTAATGGCTACTTAGGAATTGTATTTTTTATATTGATTGTGTTAGATAATATTTTTTACTAAAAAAGAAAGAATTTTTATAACATAAAAGGTATCTAAGTTTTTATGTGGTAATATTCTTTCCTTATTTAAAGCGCGTCTGTGGCTCAACTGGATAGAGCACTGGGTTTCGGCCCCGGCGGTTGGGGGTTCGAATCCCTCCAGGCGTACCATTTAGAAGCCCGATTTAATCGCTGTTTACAGTGTTTAGGTCGGGCTTTTTTTATTTGTCAAAATATCTAAATTCCCACCTAAATCCCACCTTTATAAATTTCTTTCTAAAAGTATCGTACTTTGAGACATCTAGTTTTTTAGGTTAAAAAGATCTATAAATTAAAAATTTAAATAACGCCTATTCAACTTAGAAGTGCAACACCAATCTAAAATTATGCTGCTAATTTCCTTTGTAAAATCTTAAAAAATATCTCATTTGGAGTTTTATAGCCAAGAACTTTTCTAGGTCTATTGTTTAGACGATTTTGTATATTTACAATTTCAGTTCTTGATTCCTTCTCCACAACTTTAGGTCTTTTATCTATAGAAATTCTATTCTTAATAATACCTCTAGTATTGTAATCATTACTTCTTTTGTGATACTTTTTATTTTTATGTCTTAGCTTAAAATATAATCTTCCTCCACAACTTTTGTTATGGTAAATGTATTGATATATAGTTTCATAAGATACTGTATATGAAAGCTTTTGTTTTTTCATAACACCTGATATCTGTTCTGGAGACCAATCTAATTTTAGTTTCTCTTGAATATAAATTTTAACCTTTTTGGTGAGTTTTACAAATTTGTTTTTCTTATTGTGTCTAGTAAAGGTTAATTGCTCAGAAACTTCAGCTTGATATTTATTATATTTACTATCTCTGCTAATCTCTCTACTTATTGTTGATTGAGATTTATCTAATATTTTTGCTATGTCATTTTGGGTATATCCAACTTTAATATAAGCAGATATTTGATATCGTTCTTTTAGGGGTAACTGCGTGAATTTTTTCATAAATATTTTCCTATTTTGTGGTGAAAAGGGATATCTAATATCTAGTTAACCCTTCTTAACACCTTACTTCTAGAATTTATGCATTTATGATTTGAATTGGGTTTTTATTTTATTACTAATTGTAATTTATTTTATTTAAACTCTTTCTTTTCCCAATCTTTCCATCTCCTTTTTTTACTTCTAAATCTAGAATATAAATTTAGGATTGTAAAAAAGATGATTGTTCCTATTATTATTATTGTCAGTGTTGGATTTTGAGTCATATTATTTCTTTAATAGTTCAGGGTTTTCGTAAAGGTTTCCAAGTAGCAGCATTTTTAAGTCGCTATAAGAACAAGTGAAATCACTTGACACTTTGTATTATATATGATATAATTTTTGTCTAATTTGAAGATAACCTCTAAAACAAAGGATATTTCATAAAGAACACATTCGTGTTTTTGTTGAATTATCTCTCTGGTAGTTCATGTTAGTTCCGTTCTGTGAGTTTTTTGCCGAGAACTCAAAATGGAATATTCAAGTTTAGCTAGAAACAAACAAGAATACTGTGTAACCCAAGTCTAGTGCTTGGGTTTTTTTTTGCCTAAAAATATGTGTTTTTAGAGTTGTGGATACACCCATACCCATTCCGAACATGGCCGTTAAGCACTTCATCGCTGATAATACTGCATCTTTCAGGTGTGGAAATGTAGGACAGTGCATATTTGCACAGTTGCTCTCTTTTGAGTGACTTATCTTACAAAGGAGGTGAGCCTTGTTTACAAGTTTTCTAGCAGTGAACTTTAATGTTCCTTATATTATTATCGCAGCATGCTATGCAGTGATATTTACAGTCTATTTATATATGGCTGTAACACATTAATTAATGTGAAAAATAAAACGTAACGGCAATTACAGTTTTCCCTAGTCCTCGGTTTGACTAGGGTTTTATATTAAACTACTCCGTAAAGATTCTAAATCATGAAAGATTTAATCCCTTCACATTCAGCACATATATCTACATAATAAAGTATGATTTTATCGTCTATAAAAACTTAGAATTTATAATGATTGAATTAAAAGCATCGTAAGTTGAGCTATAAAGCTATCGTAGATTGAGAACATATTTAAGTTTAAACTACTTGTAATAGGAATCCTACCAAGAGAATTTATATAAGAGATACTACAAATATAGTATCTCTACTATTCTTAAAAGATAAGGAGTACATAAATGCTCTTTGTATCTATTTCCAGAAGCCTTTATAATTCATAATTTCTTCATGTTCTTGTATTAAAACATAACATTCAATTTTAGATAAACTATTTTCAATAAAATTACTCAATTGCACTTTATTATTTTTATTAATTAGAGTTACTTCAATACCCTTAATCCTTGATATTAACTCATCTTTAGAATTGAATACTGTGAAGTTGCTTTTTTCTTCTGATATATCTTTAAGAATATTTTGTAAATATTTTTTTGGAATCATCTTATTTGCCCAGTCAAAAAATGAACCATCCGTATAGCTCTTTATTTTATCTCTTAACTGATATTTAGTGTGATCAAGTATCAAATCAAAAAAACTTAATACTTCTTCATTTATTAAATCTATTTCTTCTTTTTTAATAATTTCATCATAGATACCAAGTTCTAGTAATTTATTTTTTATTGTTTTAATTGAATTGTTTTTTTTCCATTTTGAAATTGCAGGTTGTCCTATATTTAATATATTTGACAGTTCAGAAATTGTGTGAACATTATAATATGACATAAGCCTATCAATTAATCGTGATGCATTCATAAAAATCCTTAATACAATAAACTATAATTAAGCAATTTAAAAGCTTATAAATGGAAAAATTCCTTTAATATTCCGTTTATTGGAATAAAGTATATTGTTAACTTATTATAGTAAGTTATTAATAAAAGGAGAATAAATATGGAAATTTCGGATATAGATGCAATTGACCCAAGTTTTAAAACATTAGTCTGTTTAAATCAAAAACAGACAGCTCAAATATTAGGAGTATCATCAAGCAGTCTAGAAAATTGGAGATCTGCGGGAATTGGTCCTTCCTACAAAAAAATAAATAGTGGAAAGCGTGGACGAATTCTTTATACAAAGAGTTCAATTGTAGAGTTTTTAAATAATACTGTAAAAACAGTATAGTTGTCCACTTATAGAGTTTTGGCAAACAGTCAAAAGTGGACTAATACCATCAGTAAGATGATATAAAATATTATCATAAATATCTTATTGGTTAAATAAATAAGGTTAAAAATGAATAGTAAAAATGAAAAAGTAAAACTAGGTTTTACAACGATTCAACATGATCCCAGGATAAAATTTAATTTATCAAATAATGATTATTGTATAGCAGATGCTATTTATAATTTATCAAATAATCCTTCCTCAATTTGTCCAGGTTGGTGTTATGCAAGTAGAGAGAAAATTGGGATATTCTTTGGTGTGAGTAGACAATCTGTAATTACTATAGTTAAAAAACTAGTTAAAAGTAATTTAGTTGAGATTCATAATGAAACAAAGTATATACGAACAACCCAATTATGGTATGACGAATTTGTCACATTTCAAATGAAAAAATCAAACAGGGTGTAAAGAAACTTGACATTAAGGTGTAAAGAAAGTTTACAGCAGGGTGTAAAGATTCTTTACACAATAAGAATATATATAACAATATTCATAAAGAAGAGGAAGAAGAATGAAATATACAAATGAATTTAAAAATTCAAAGTTTGAATTATTTTATAAATTTATAAAAAATGATGGACTAGTTCCTAAGAAAAGTGAAAGATTACATAAGAAAAAGATTTATAGTAATCTGATGAATAATCAAAAAATGACACTTGAAAATTTTGAAGATTACTTAGTATGGGATAAAAAAGAATCTATTAAAAGTATTATAGGTGAAGAAATAAATTATAAGAAATTAAATGGACAAATTATTGATGTTAGTTTTGAAGATAATGATTATTTAAAAATTCATATGAAAGAGGGAAATATTCTAATTCAAATAAAAGATTTTGCAGACTTTAAAAAGTTAGCATCAAATGTTTTATGAGAAAAGGATAAAAATGATTTTAACAATGCAATTAAATCATCAAAAAAGTGATCATCAAGTAGTGAAAGATTAATATGAGAAGACCTTTAAATCAAAACCAAAGAAGAGATATAAAAATAACGGTTAGAGTTAATCAAAATGAGCAAGAAAACTTGGTTTTAAACTCTAATAAACATGGACTAAAAATCCCAGGATATTTAAGATCATTAGGTCTTAATTATTCTATAAAATCTATTGTTGATGAAAAAGCAGCTGCTAATCTTTTAAAAGTAAATGCAGATATGGGAAGATTAGGAGGTCTTTTTAAAATGTGGTTAGAGGATAATAGAGCAGATAAACATGACTTTAGTAACACTAGAACTTACAAAGATATAGACAATCTTGTAAATGATATAGAAAGACTAAAGTTAATATTAAAAAATGAAGCATTAAAAATAATGCAGAAACAAGCATGATAGTTAAAAAGGTAGCTGCAAAAAAAGCTACAAAATCAAGTTATAAAGCTTTAGCAAATTATATATTAGATCTAAGAAACAATATGGAAAAAGTAGAAACTTATTATTTCTCAAATTGTAGTTATACGGAAATAGCTCACAACATTCTAGAGATTGAAAATACACAATCTTTGAATCAAAGAGTAAAACAAGATAAAACTTATCATTTGATTGTTTCTTTTCAAGAAGATGAGAATCCAAGTGATGAGATAATTCAAGATATTGAAAAGGAACTTTTACAATCAATAGGACTTGAAGATTGTCAAAGATTGAGTGTTATTCATAGTAATACTAATTATAAGCATATGCATATTGCAGTTAATTTAATAGATCCAATAACTCACAAGATTAAAAATCTACCTTTTGATAAGTTAACACTACAAAGGAAAGCTGGAGAACTGGAAATAAAACATAATTTAAAAATTACAAATCATGTTAGAAAAACTCTTGAAGAAAAAAAGAATGATATGGATGATAAAACTATTCATACAGGAATAGTTAATTTTAAAGATTGGGTAAAAGAAAATGCTGCAGCTGAGATTAAAAAAGTTTTAGCTGATGATAAAACTACCTGGAAAGATCTATATAAAACTTTGGCCAAATATGATCTAGAGCTAAAAGATCGAGGAAATGGAAATGTAATATCAAGTAGATCAAGAAAACTATTCATAAAAGCATCAGATATAAGCAGAGAGCTTTCAAAAGCTAAATTAGATAAAAGATATGGAGAAAAAGATAAAGAGGCTTTAAAAACAATTATAGACAAAATAGAACCTATACATAAGTTTGAACTAAAAACTAATCTTAAATCAAATCTTTGGGATGAATATAGAGAGTTTGAAAAAATAAAACTCCAGGAAAAAGAAATATTATTAGTAAAAGAAAAGCAACAAAGAGAATTATATAAATTGAATGTCAAAAAAAAGTGGCAAATACACAGAGAAAAAACTATGAAAGATAGAACTATCTCTAGACAAGAGAAACAAAAAATTTATAAAATGATTAATGAATCTAGAAAGAAAGAGTTAAGTACTTATCAAGTCCAATTTAAAGAGCAAAGATTAGAAATATATTCAAAGTATAAAAAGCTTTCATATAAAGATTATCTTATAAATAAATCTTTAACTGGCAATAAAATGGCCCTTGAATCGTTGAGAAGAACTAAACCAGAAATTAAACCTAAGGAAAACACTTTTGCAGCAATAAGTGGAAAGATGAATAATCAAATTTTTTCTTTTGGTGATAAATTAATTAATAAAGATGGATCCATAACCTATAGACTTAATGACGAAAGTAAGGTCATAGACAAAGGTAATTATTTAAAAATAAATATAAATAATAACAAATCAAATGAAGTTCTAAATGTTTTAAAAATAGCAATAGCTAAATATGGAAAGGATTTAGATATTACAGGAACGGAAGACTTTAAACGAGAAGTAATCAAAACTGTACAAAAGTATAATTTAGATGTTAAATTTAAAGATGAAAAAATGCAAGTTATTAAAAATATATATAATAAAAAGAATGAAAATAGTTATTCTTACTAAATCTATTACGTTTTTATTTTAAGTGTTAGTTCATAATGATTTTATTACTAACTTGGTAATAAGACATTACTAAAAGTATAGCTAGTACTGTTCCTAAGTATTGGCTATATTGTTACTAAGTGTGTTTAAATTTATACAAAAAGATAGAAACTCATTCTTAAAAATAAAATTTTGACAAAAAAAATACAAAAATACGATTTTTTTAAATACATAATTGATATATTTGGGAATTTTTACTAGCTATAAACTATATAATTAATATTTAATAAACTTGAGATCCAGAAAAAGATATACTTTTTTCTGGAAATATACTAATAGGAAAATACTATGAAGCTCTATGAAAAGGTATTTTATTTCATATCTGGTCACGGTAGGGGATGGGCATTCTCATCAAGTGATTTGATAAAGAAATTTGATAGACAACAAATAGATAGTACTTTATCTGATTTATCAAAAAATAAAAGAATCAGAAGAATAGCTAGAGGTATTTATGACTATCCTAAATATAGTGATTTCTTGCAAAAAGAGTTAAGCCCAGATATTTATCAAGTAGCTCGTGCATATGCTAGAAAATTTAATTGGAGAATAGAAGTTTCTGGAGATAGTGCTTTAAATCTTTTAGATCTTTCAACACAAATACAAGCAAAATATATTTATCTTTCAGATGGACCAAATAAAAGGTATAAAATACTAGAGAACATAACTCTAGAATTTAAAAAGTCAGCTTTAAAAGACATTGGTTTTAAATATAAAGAGAGTTCTTTAATTGTTCAATCATTAAAAGCTTTAGGCAAAGATCATATAACTTCTAAAACGATTCATAAAATCAAAGAGCAAATTGATTATAAAATGTATGATAAAATTTTAAAAGATACACAAAGTACGACACTATGGGTATATGAAATCATAAAGCAAATTTGTGAAAAAAACAAATAGAGGAATAATAATGATAGAATCAAAAACATTATCTTTGGATGATAGAACATGAAGAATACAATCAATTATTATGAAAAAAATGCAAATTCTCTAATTTCTCGATATGAATCAGCTGATATAAGTGACTTACAAGATTTTTTAATAAACACTTTTACAAAAAAATCACAATTACTTGAAATTGGTTGTGGTTCAGGACGTGATGCTATGTTTATGACGAAACATAACTATAATATTATAGGAATTGATGGCTCATCAAATATGATAGAGGAAGCAAAAAATATTCATCCTGAATTATTGGGGAAACTATTTCAAAAAATTTTACCAAATGATTTACAATTTGATAGAGAATTTGATGGAATTTATTCAATTGCTACATTAATGCATTTAACAAAAACTGATATAAAAAAAACCATCCTAAAAATATATAATTTATTAAATCAAAATGGAAAATTTTTAATGTCTATTTCTTTATTTAGAGATGATATTGATAAGAATGGGTTTGATGAAAAAGGAAGGTTCTTTTTAGTATTGAATTTTGAAGAGTGGATTAAAATTTGTGAAGATTCAGGATTCAAAATCATTGAAACAAAAAGAAATAAAGATGGACTCAATAGAAATGGCATTGAGTGGCTTACTTTAGTAGCTCAGAAATAATATGAATATAGAAATTATTAAAACAAATGTTATAGATTTTTTAAAACCTACGTTTAAATTTGAAAAAGAGCTACTGAGAGGTTTTTTATTAATTAACTCAAATAATAATGCAATTATGATTGATTATCAAATCTGTGATAAGTCAAATGCTTTTAAATACAATGAGTATACAAAAGAGCAGAACTCTTTAATGTTTAAATATGATTCATGTTATAGATTTTTGATAGATGATGAAAAAGATTTTGAAGAGTTCAAAGTTATTTATTCACATATTCAAAACAATGATTTTAACGAAGATAAAATAAAACAAAGTGGAGTAAATAGAGAATTAAAAGAAATTGATCCAACACTGCCAGAGGCTTATTTTGAGTCAGCTTTTATTGAATGTTATGGTAGAGAGTCTTTGTCAAAAATAAGAAGAGAGTTTCCTATTATTGATTTTGATGGTCAGACAAGATGGGTTGACTATCTAATACAACATAAAGATTATAATATTGCAATAGAAAAAAATGGTGAAACTTATCATCATCCAATAATTACTGGAAAAACTAAATATAAATCTCAACTACATAAACAAAATTCTTTAGTAGCTTATGGATTTAAAGTTTTTCGTTGGTCATTAGAGGGAATGAAAACAACTGATAATTTTTACGATGAAGTAAAAAAATATATCGGTGATCTTGAAGATTTACTAGATTTACAAAAGCTTTCAATTTCAAGAGAAATTACACTTTTAAGTCATCAAATTGATTCACTTAAAGAACTTGAACAAAGAAGAGAAAACGGAGAAAAAAACTTTTTAGTTGTTCTTCCAACAGGTACGGGTAAAACTGAAATTTTAATTGCTGATTTGATAGAACAGTATAAAAAAGACAAATATTTAAAAGTTTTGATTTTAGTTCCCACAAAACAGTTAAAAATAGACACTATAAAGAAAGTAAATTATAGATTTGAAAATGAATTACATGTAAAAGTATTAATTGGTGAAGAGAAAAACTCCCAAATCTTAATACAAACATATTCTTGGATGAGTAGATATTATCAAAAATTCAACAGTTTAGATTTTGACTATATTGCAGTTGATGAAGCTCATCATGCCGTTGCACCAACTTTACAAAAAGTTATTCAATATTTTAATCCTCAAATGCTTTTAGGTTTAACAGCAACAGATAAGCGACTTGATGAAAAAAGTTTGGCTGAAATATTTGGAAAATATGAATCAAACCTAACATTGGTTGAAGCAATTAAACAAGATATTCTAGCTCCAATAAAAGCTTTTAGAGTTAAAAGTAATATTGACTTATCAGAAGTTAGATTTAATGGAAAAGACTATTCTTCAACTGATTTACAAAAAACAGTAATTACACCATCAAGAGACCAACTTATTGTTGATGTGCTAAAAAAGTATTTTGTTGATAAAACTATGCCTTTTAAATCAGGATTGATTTTTTGTGTTTCAGTTGCACATGCCAAAAAAGTAGCAAAACTTCTACAAGACAATGAAATATCATGTAAAGCCGTAAGTGGAAATGATAATAATTCACAAAAGTATATTGAAGAATATCAAAATGGAGAAATCCAATTTTTAACAACTTGTTCATTACTTAATGAAGGATGGGATTCTCCAAGAACTTCAATTATAGTTATGGCAAGACCCACTATGTCTAAAGTCTTATATGCACAACAGTTAGGACGAGGCACAAGAAAACATAAAGGAAAAGAAGCACTTTATGTAATTGATGTTGTTGATAACTATGGAGGGGTAGGAACATTTAAAAATACTCCTTGGTCTATTCATTCATTACTAGGAATATCTGAATACAAACCTTGGGCAAATATGTTAAATCCAAATAAATTATCCTATGAAGAAATTTTACTTGAGGGACTTTATGAAGAAGAGAGAAAACTTGAATATATAGATATTTTTACTTTTGAGGAGAAATATGCTGATTACCTTAGTGATGAACAACTAGCAAGAGAACTTTTTATCTCAACAGGAACATTACGTTCTTGGGTAAAGAAAAATGAAGTTACTCCAGATGTTCAAATTTCTATAGGTAAACAATTTCTAAACTATTATCACCCTTCTAAAATTGAAGAGATAAGGAAAAATAAAAAGTTAAAGGTTCATAATGATGAAACCATATATGAAGATTTTTTTGAGTTTATCAATGAAGGAACTTATTCTCTTTCTTATAAAATGATTTTTATTTTATCATTTCTACAAACTATTGACCATAATGGAGAATCAACTTTAGATGATTTAGTTATGGAATTTAAGAAATTTTACCAATATAGAATAGATAAAAACTTGAAAATGGATAGAAGTAAAAGTCCTTTTGAAAAGCAAGACTTTATAGATAATAACTCAAAAGTTAAACAAAATATTTTGGCAAATCCATTTGAAAAATTTGAGAGAAAAAGATTTATGTATCATTGTAAAGATTTGAATAACATTGCATTTTCAAATGTTTTATGGAACAAAATTAATAATAAAAATGATATCCAAAAAATAAAAAAGAAATTTTTTGATGATTTAATTAAATATTATGAGGAATATGGGAACTTTGATATTGATTATTGGAAAAGTAATTGGACTATAATTTAGGAGACAAGATTGTCAAATTTATATCAAAAAAACTATGTGTCTGTAGATACCCATTTAAAGAAGTTATGTAAGATATATTTGATAATTTTAGTACAAATTAGTGCTACGATTTGAAGTGTTAGAAATAGTATAAAAATATTTTATACTACTTAATCCTCAATCTTTTCATCCTATCTTTATAAGATTCTTTATAAAACTCTTTTGCTTTAGGACTTAAAAAAGATTTATCAATCAAATCTTTTACCTCTAAATATGAATCTTCAATAAATTTTATAATTTTATTAAATCTTATTTCAGGTAAATCTATATACTTAGCAAAAGTTTTAAAATCATCATAAGTATAGTAACCATATGCTTCATATGTTTCTGTATAATCATCTAATAAATCTATTGCCATATCTCCATATTTTTCATTTATATGAAATCTTGTGTTTAATAAATCATAACTTGGTGTTAAAAAGTATTCATTAGAATCTGCTTTACTATACAAAGAAAAGTTTTTAAGATGAGCATCGCCATTACATATTAGATAATTTAAAATAATTCTTTTGAAAAAATCTTCTTGTGATACTATACTAGTTGCTACATGCTGTTTTATCATCTTTGCACAATCTAAATAACTACAAGCATCATATTTATAATTTTCTCCATGAGTTACTGGTGTTATTCCCATAATTCCTGCAAAATCTTCTTGATCATATTTCAAGTTTGTTTCTTCATCATAATCAAATCTTTTTGTTATATAAGCTAACTCTCCATCACTAAACCTAATCAAACCACATGAAGCTGTAGGAATTTTAAATATACTCTTTGAAATAAGCATTGATAAATGTTCATTTGCCACAATATCTTTTTCATTTTGAATATGTCCATCCCCATTAGTAATAGGTTTTAATATATATTTACCATTACTTGCCGTTGGTATTAAATCTTTTTTTTCAAAAGTTAAGGAGATTTTATCTTGTACTCCAGAGATTGACATTCTAGGAGATAGTTCTGCTCTTTTTTTAGTAAATTCAATTCTGTCAAAATTTAAAGGATTTGGTACATTCCCATTAAATAGTTCTTTAATACATTTTGAACAATAGTTATTCCGTAATTTCTTATTTGCTGCTAAGCAGCCTAAACATATCTTATCTTCCATTTTTATATCTCATCTTTTTCTATTGTAATAGAACCTATTGTGTTCTCTTTTGTTGTTAATAGTAATCTTGAAAAATCATCATTTTTATCAATTCTAAGTTCTTTGCATTGAATATCTTTTAATTTACCTTCTGCTAATAAATTATAAAAAAAAGGAAATAAATTCTTTGAGGTAAACTCCTCTTCTTGTAATGGAAATGTAAGACTAATAGCTTTTGAATTATCTTTACTTAAATACTCTTTGTTATAAACAAAACTATAGCTATTTTCATCAAGTTTTGTAAGTAAACCAGTAAATATACTATTTCTAAAAACTTTTGCTCTTTGCATTATTTAATCTTCACTTTGATATCCAATTCCATTCCTAATACATCTAAAAGTTTTTCTAGTGTTTTAATTGTAGGATTTGCTTTTCCATTTTCAATCTCAGATATTGAAACATAATTAACACCCGAATAATCTTGTAAATCTTTTAATTCAAGATTTAATTCTTTTCTTCTTTTTTTAATAGTCTTACCTATTTTAGTAGAGGTAGCTTCCATTTTAATACCTTAATATATATTTCTATTTAGTATATAAGTTAAATATGACCAATTATATAGCTTCTAAAATAAATATTTGCTTTAGTTTTAGTATATATACTAAATAGTATTGTTTCCATTATGAATATTTAAGAGAATATTTCATATTTAGCATATATATGAAATATAAGTTATAAAATATCTTCTGGATTAATTTCTCTAGTATGTGGATTATATGGCTTATGTTTTTTATCTCCAATTACAATTTTTTTTATTTTTGGAGTTTTATCTGTTTCTTTTAGTTCTGCAGTTTTATTTTGTACAATGTTAGAGATAGAAAATCTTTTATCTTTATTAAAAATAAATTCTTGAAAATATCTATTAAATTGTTTATAAGACATAGAAATTATTTCT
This sequence is a window from Poseidonibacter parvus. Protein-coding genes within it:
- a CDS encoding plasmid mobilization protein; this translates as MRRPLNQNQRRDIKITVRVNQNEQENLVLNSNKHGLKIPGYLRSLGLNYSIKSIVDEKAAANLLKVNADMGRLGGLFKMWLEDNRADKHDFSNTRTYKDIDNLVNDIERLKLILKNEALKIMQKQA
- the traI gene encoding TraI/MobA(P) family conjugative relaxase, which translates into the protein MIVKKVAAKKATKSSYKALANYILDLRNNMEKVETYYFSNCSYTEIAHNILEIENTQSLNQRVKQDKTYHLIVSFQEDENPSDEIIQDIEKELLQSIGLEDCQRLSVIHSNTNYKHMHIAVNLIDPITHKIKNLPFDKLTLQRKAGELEIKHNLKITNHVRKTLEEKKNDMDDKTIHTGIVNFKDWVKENAAAEIKKVLADDKTTWKDLYKTLAKYDLELKDRGNGNVISSRSRKLFIKASDISRELSKAKLDKRYGEKDKEALKTIIDKIEPIHKFELKTNLKSNLWDEYREFEKIKLQEKEILLVKEKQQRELYKLNVKKKWQIHREKTMKDRTISRQEKQKIYKMINESRKKELSTYQVQFKEQRLEIYSKYKKLSYKDYLINKSLTGNKMALESLRRTKPEIKPKENTFAAISGKMNNQIFSFGDKLINKDGSITYRLNDESKVIDKGNYLKININNNKSNEVLNVLKIAIAKYGKDLDITGTEDFKREVIKTVQKYNLDVKFKDEKMQVIKNIYNKKNENSYSY
- a CDS encoding DUF6088 family protein; translation: MKLYEKVFYFISGHGRGWAFSSSDLIKKFDRQQIDSTLSDLSKNKRIRRIARGIYDYPKYSDFLQKELSPDIYQVARAYARKFNWRIEVSGDSALNLLDLSTQIQAKYIYLSDGPNKRYKILENITLEFKKSALKDIGFKYKESSLIVQSLKALGKDHITSKTIHKIKEQIDYKMYDKILKDTQSTTLWVYEIIKQICEKNK
- the mqnP gene encoding menaquinone biosynthesis prenyltransferase MqnP; this translates as MEKLLKKLNDFNELVMFKHSIFSLPFIFIAMVVAANGWFGFKLMILGILAALTARNFAMGFNRYMDRDIDALNPRTVNRPNVDGRISASSMLIFTIANALGFILIAYFVNDLALYLSLPILFVIGSYSYFKRFSYLAHIILGISLGLAPIAGVVTVLETIPLWSVFLSIGVMFWVAGFDLLYSLQDIEVDKKLNLHSIPSKFGAKKTMLISKVFHFFTVVFWLLFVINSESSFFAYLAVIISALMLSYEHYLVNKDFTKIDKAFFTVNGYLGIVFFILIVLDNIFY
- a CDS encoding class I SAM-dependent methyltransferase, producing MKNTINYYEKNANSLISRYESADISDLQDFLINTFTKKSQLLEIGCGSGRDAMFMTKHNYNIIGIDGSSNMIEEAKNIHPELLGKLFQKILPNDLQFDREFDGIYSIATLMHLTKTDIKKTILKIYNLLNQNGKFLMSISLFRDDIDKNGFDEKGRFFLVLNFEEWIKICEDSGFKIIETKRNKDGLNRNGIEWLTLVAQK
- a CDS encoding helix-turn-helix domain-containing protein, which produces MEISDIDAIDPSFKTLVCLNQKQTAQILGVSSSSLENWRSAGIGPSYKKINSGKRGRILYTKSSIVEFLNNTVKTV